The Tenrec ecaudatus isolate mTenEca1 chromosome 11, mTenEca1.hap1, whole genome shotgun sequence region GCCCCATGGCGTGGAAGAATTCCACCTTCAGCTGCAGGAACTCCTGGTGGAGCTCCGTCCAGTGCTCCTTGCCCAGCAGGAACTGGACGATGCTCCGCTTGGATGTGGGGATGTCCTCTTCCATGTCGGAGGCGATGTAGCTGCCGCAGCAGAGGAAGAGGCGCCGGCCCCGCCATCAGCCTCCACCCCAGACGTGGGCAGGACCAGAGGGGGACAGAGACCCAGGAGTCGGGGCTGGGGGAGGCTTCTCTGCCAGTGACCGGGGTCTCGGGGACTGCAGGTCCCCTCTCAACACCGAGCTCGTGTCCCACCCGCCATAGGTTCGGGTCGCATTCATGACCCCGGGTTTCCCCCGCACTCCCAGTCTCGGGGAGCAGTGATGTTTCACTGCCTCCCCTACAGTGCCCGAGAAGTCCCCTGTGGCTGAGGGCATGgtccaggcctggccctgggttgGGCGATTGGGACAGATGGCGTACTCACAGGGCCAGGAAGAAGTGGATCCGGTTGTAGAGGTGGCCGGGCAGCCCCACGCGGCCGAAGTACTCCACCACCATGGACAGCAGGTACTGcggagagacagacagatggCCGTGCATTAGGAGCGCAAGCTCTCCGGGGTCCTTGGACCTTCCCCCAACCACAAGCCCCAGAGGCAAACCGCTCCAGAAGGGCCCTGCCGAGGGTCTCCCAGCCATTCCAGTTGAATGGAAGGCGGTGGGAAGGAGGGACCTAGGGGCCAGCATGGGCCCAGTGCTGCTCCTCATTGCAGGCAGTGAGGGGGGCCCTCTGTAGGGGGGCCCTGGGTTCATGTTCTCTCCTGCTCCCATGGGGTGGTCACTTCCCTCTGGGGCAGCAAATACCTTGTCGGACACCTTGAGGAATATGTCGGCCTCCAGGAAGCTCCGGATGACCGGGTCCTCTgtaggggaggaaggaagagatGAGGGAGGGCCTTGGGCATCCCTCAGGGAGAAGGGCAGGGGAGTCCCCTTTCAAAGGAAGCAAGGAAGTCGCCCCTCACTCAGCCCCTGTCTGGAGGAAGGGGCCTCACACCGCCTTTCCTTTGGGAATGTTCATGGCCTCAGTGTCAAGACTAGGCCTGATTCCTTCCTTGGACAAATAGATACTGAGTTTCAACTGTGGAGCCAGGATTTCTCCTCGCCCACCAGAGGTTTTATTGAGGTGTAGCATACctttatattttgaattatatgtTTTAATGTTTACAGTTCAATTACGTTAACAAATGTATGCATTGTACCACCATCACCGCTATTGAATTGTAGAAAACTTCTATTACTTACCTCACACTCCTTCATCACCATCCCTGCTCTCACAAATAGAAATTTGGTGGGCctctgggtaagcattggactgttaagtGCAGAtaaatagttcaaacccaccaatttcctggaggaaaaagatgtggctgaCCGACAGCCTTAGAAATTCTGCGTAGGTTTGCTTTGAGTCGGgacgactcaatagcagtgtatttggggtttggttttttattttaaatttttatcatttgttggggttcatacaactctgatcacaatccatacatccatccattgtgtcaagcacatttgtaaatttgttgccagcaccattctccaaacatttgctttctacttgagcccttgtatcagctcctcattttccccgtccctcccttctctctcccttgataatttataaattattattattattttgtcatatcttacattgtcagatgtctcccttcacccacttttctattgtctgtcccccagggaagaggttatatatagatcattttaatcggttctccctttctacccaaccctcccaccaacctcccagtatcaccactctcaccactggtcctgaagggatcatctgccctgaattccctgtttccagttcctatctgtaccagtttacatcctctggtctagccagatttataaggtagaattgggatcatgttagtggagggggggaggaagcatttaggaactagaggaaagttgtatgtttcgttactacactgcaccctgattggttcatctcctcccagcgacacttccgtaaggggatattcagttgcctacagatggggcttgggtccccaatctgcatgccccctcattcacaatgatttgattttttgttctttgatgcctcatagctgattccttcgacacctcgtgatcacacaggctggtgtgcttcttccatgtgggctttgttgcttctgagctagatggccactggtttacctTTAAGACtccggacactatatcttttgatagccggacaccatcagctttcttcatcacatttgctatgcactccctttgccttcagcaatcgtatcgggaaggtgagcattatggaatgccagtttaatagaacaaagtgttcttgcattgagggagtacttgagtggaggcccaatgtccacctgctactttaataccaaacctataattatatgcacatagatctatttccccaccctcatatataaatatatttatgtatttttgtaTTTAGCCCTCTAAATTTAGCtctatgcctgtatttagccctctataaatgtcctttgcatgaATTTTGCCATTAGTGTTTATCtctccgggagaaagatgaggctttcaactcccatcaagagtcacagtctaggaaacccacaggggcagttctaccctgtctagggtcactaggagtcagcatagactggatttcagtgagcttgg contains the following coding sequences:
- the LOC142460965 gene encoding putative speedy protein-like protein 3; protein product: MNKRRRPSYRPEDQEAFYRLLEDPVIRSFLEADIFLKVSDKYLLSMVVEYFGRVGLPGHLYNRIHFFLALYIASDMEEDIPTSKRSIVQFLLGKEHWTELHQEFLQLKVEFFHAMGHRAWVTPELCEEIQAQNPLHWVWSRVRHRTP